One genomic segment of Thermodesulfobacterium sp. TA1 includes these proteins:
- a CDS encoding FtsX-like permease family protein, which produces MRFSNNWRVWLAFKYVFSRKRERFTGIIAIISILGVALSVGALTVVNAVITGFKEAVAEKILSLNPHITITFWNPDLALKIKTLVEKEIPKNELISLQETSSVQGLIIARSHPIGVVLKASNFSGLQRERGFKVFYVEKKLLNSQIPQGSLPIVVGKKLKDRLGLEVGDVLNFMSAEGMFTPFGFVPKIINLKIVGWFETGVYDFDLSLVFAPSEVFFAYLNPVNRSLEVKLKDPFKSQIYKERLVASLGFEAQILDWQEWNRNLFAALKMEKLGLFVVLSLMIAVSLFTIIAAMVMLVSEKKMDIAILRALGASSKDVMTLFFYSGFLFAFIGVVLGLVLGSSLCILLSKYPVVKLPSDVYPVEYMPVSLKFFDIVVIVFVSMFISLVACLYPAKKASEIMPAEVLRHG; this is translated from the coding sequence ATGAGGTTTTCTAATAACTGGAGGGTGTGGTTAGCTTTTAAATATGTTTTTTCTCGGAAAAGAGAACGTTTTACAGGTATCATAGCGATTATTTCGATTTTAGGAGTAGCCCTTAGCGTTGGTGCTTTAACCGTAGTAAACGCGGTGATAACCGGGTTTAAAGAAGCGGTAGCTGAAAAGATTTTAAGCCTAAACCCTCATATTACCATCACCTTTTGGAACCCAGACCTGGCCTTAAAAATTAAAACTTTAGTAGAAAAAGAAATACCTAAAAATGAACTGATAAGCCTTCAGGAAACCTCTTCTGTTCAGGGATTGATTATTGCTCGTTCCCATCCCATAGGGGTAGTTCTTAAAGCCTCTAATTTTAGTGGTTTACAAAGAGAAAGAGGTTTTAAAGTTTTCTATGTAGAAAAAAAACTTTTAAACAGTCAGATACCCCAAGGAAGCCTTCCGATAGTGGTGGGTAAAAAACTAAAAGATCGTCTGGGATTGGAAGTGGGTGACGTTTTAAATTTTATGAGTGCTGAGGGTATGTTTACCCCCTTTGGTTTTGTCCCCAAAATAATAAACCTTAAGATAGTAGGGTGGTTTGAAACCGGGGTCTATGACTTTGACTTAAGCTTAGTATTTGCTCCTTCTGAGGTCTTTTTTGCTTACTTAAACCCTGTTAATAGGTCTTTAGAGGTTAAACTAAAAGACCCTTTTAAATCACAAATATATAAAGAAAGATTGGTTGCTTCTTTAGGTTTTGAGGCTCAAATCCTTGATTGGCAGGAATGGAACAGAAATCTTTTTGCTGCCCTTAAGATGGAAAAACTTGGTCTTTTTGTGGTATTAAGCCTTATGATTGCCGTTTCCCTTTTTACGATAATCGCCGCGATGGTTATGCTTGTTTCTGAAAAAAAGATGGATATAGCCATTTTAAGAGCACTTGGCGCTTCTTCGAAGGATGTGATGACCTTGTTTTTTTATAGCGGATTTTTGTTTGCCTTTATAGGTGTGGTTTTGGGATTAGTTTTAGGAAGTAGCCTTTGTATACTGCTTTCTAAATACCCTGTGGTTAAACTACCGAGTGATGTTTACCCGGTAGAATATATGCCTGTTTCTCTAAAATTTTTTGACATAGTAGTCATCGTTTTTGTTTCTATGTTTATAAGTTTGGTAGCCTGCCTTTATCCTGCCAAAAAGGCTTCTGAAATCATGCCTGCAGAGGTCTTACGTCATGGATAA
- the lysS gene encoding lysine--tRNA ligase, with amino-acid sequence MLEESQVIKVRFEKLEKLESMGIKAYPNDFRPKDKAKYIKEIYEGLSPEEIEKKTQEFVVAGRIMARREMGKLVFAHLQDDTDKIQILIAKNELPQEDFEFFKKFIDIGDIIGVRGRILKTKTGEITILVKNFKLLTKALRPLPEKYHGLKDTELRYRMRYVDLIMNPKVREIFRTRTQVIHYIRDYFISQGFLEVETPMMHPIAGGAAAKPFITYHNALDMNLYLRIAPELYLKRLVVGGFNKVFELNRNFRNEGVSSRHNPEFTMLEFYEAYATYEDLMKRTEELFYGLALDIKGSSKIVYQGQEIDFTPPWQRIEFLKSLIELGGVPEEVLFDREKLIKFAKEKGIELNLKDPRIGKWWTKLFEELVEPKLIQPTFVVKFPVEVSPLARRSDENPDFAERFELYIAGKEVANAFSELNDPRDQRKRFEEQLKLKDIDEEIPPEIDEDFIRALEYGMPPCAGEGIGIDRVVMLFTDSPSIREVILFPHLRRKEDL; translated from the coding sequence ATGTTAGAGGAAAGTCAGGTTATTAAGGTTAGGTTTGAAAAACTGGAGAAACTTGAGTCTATGGGAATAAAGGCTTATCCTAACGATTTTCGTCCGAAGGATAAGGCAAAATATATAAAAGAAATTTACGAAGGGTTAAGTCCTGAAGAAATAGAAAAAAAGACCCAAGAATTTGTAGTAGCAGGAAGAATAATGGCAAGAAGAGAGATGGGGAAACTTGTTTTTGCCCATCTACAGGATGATACAGATAAAATTCAAATTTTAATCGCTAAAAATGAGCTTCCTCAAGAAGATTTTGAGTTTTTTAAAAAGTTTATAGACATAGGCGATATCATCGGTGTTAGAGGAAGGATTCTCAAAACCAAGACTGGTGAAATTACCATCTTAGTAAAAAATTTCAAGCTTTTAACCAAGGCTCTTAGGCCTTTACCTGAAAAATATCATGGGCTTAAAGATACTGAATTAAGGTACCGTATGAGATATGTAGACCTTATCATGAACCCTAAGGTCAGAGAGATTTTTAGGACAAGAACTCAAGTTATACATTATATAAGAGACTATTTTATTTCTCAGGGGTTTTTAGAGGTAGAAACCCCGATGATGCATCCTATTGCAGGAGGAGCGGCAGCTAAACCTTTTATTACCTACCATAATGCCCTGGACATGAACCTTTATCTCAGGATAGCCCCTGAGCTTTATCTTAAAAGGCTTGTCGTAGGTGGTTTTAACAAGGTTTTTGAGCTTAACAGAAATTTTAGAAATGAAGGGGTGTCAAGTAGACACAATCCTGAATTTACCATGCTTGAGTTTTACGAGGCCTATGCCACCTATGAAGACCTTATGAAAAGGACTGAAGAATTGTTTTATGGACTGGCTTTAGACATAAAGGGTAGTTCTAAAATTGTTTATCAAGGACAAGAAATAGATTTTACTCCTCCATGGCAAAGGATTGAATTTTTGAAATCACTTATAGAGTTAGGAGGAGTCCCTGAAGAAGTACTTTTTGACAGAGAAAAGCTTATCAAGTTTGCTAAAGAAAAAGGTATAGAGTTGAACCTAAAGGACCCACGTATAGGCAAATGGTGGACTAAGCTTTTTGAAGAGTTGGTAGAGCCTAAACTTATTCAGCCTACCTTTGTGGTCAAGTTTCCTGTAGAGGTTTCTCCTTTAGCCAGAAGAAGTGATGAAAATCCTGATTTTGCAGAAAGGTTTGAACTTTACATTGCAGGAAAAGAAGTAGCTAACGCCTTTTCAGAGTTAAACGACCCCAGAGATCAAAGAAAGAGGTTTGAAGAACAGCTAAAATTAAAAGACATAGATGAAGAAATACCGCCAGAGATAGACGAAGATTTTATTCGGGCGCTGGAGTATGGTATGCCACCATGTGCAGGAGAAGGTATTGGGATAGACCGAGTGGTGATGCTTTTTACCGACAGCCCTTCGATAAGAGAGGTTATTCTTTTCCCTCATCTTAGGCGTAAAGAAGACCTTTAG
- a CDS encoding ABC transporter ATP-binding protein, with protein MDNLLVLALKSVSKKYKYINEEIEILKKIDLEVYQGDLIAVVGPSGVGKTTLLNLMGTLDQPTGGEIYFLGKKIDYSQEDALLQIRKKIGFVFQLHHLLPEFTVLENVILPGLIANLKKEECKTKAENLLKKLGIFHRKDHKPSTLSGGERQRTAIARALFLNPVVVLADEPTGNLDPVSSEEVINAFLTLNQEFNTAVVMVTHNWELAKRMKKIFLLKNGFLVKWERGTF; from the coding sequence ATGGATAACCTTCTGGTTTTAGCCTTAAAATCGGTTTCTAAAAAATATAAGTATATAAACGAGGAGATTGAAATTTTAAAAAAAATAGACTTAGAGGTTTACCAAGGAGACCTTATCGCGGTAGTAGGACCTTCTGGAGTAGGAAAGACAACTTTATTAAACCTTATGGGAACCCTTGATCAACCTACTGGTGGAGAGATATATTTTTTAGGGAAAAAAATAGATTATAGTCAAGAAGATGCCCTTCTCCAGATAAGAAAAAAGATCGGATTTGTTTTTCAACTACACCATCTTTTACCAGAGTTTACGGTTCTTGAAAACGTTATTCTTCCTGGGTTAATCGCTAATTTAAAAAAAGAGGAATGCAAAACCAAAGCAGAAAACCTTTTAAAAAAATTGGGAATTTTTCATAGAAAAGACCATAAACCTTCTACCCTTTCTGGAGGAGAAAGACAAAGGACGGCTATTGCAAGAGCTCTTTTTTTAAACCCTGTAGTGGTGCTGGCAGATGAACCTACCGGTAACCTTGACCCGGTAAGTTCAGAAGAGGTAATAAATGCTTTTCTAACCCTTAATCAAGAGTTTAATACCGCAGTAGTAATGGTGACCCATAACTGGGAGCTTGCTAAAAGGATGAAAAAAATCTTTTTGCTAAAAAACGGTTTTCTGGTAAAATGGGAAAGAGGAACTTTTTAA
- the lysA gene encoding diaminopimelate decarboxylase, which yields MHYFGYKNGELFCEEVPIKKIVEEVGTPVYIYSAQTIKRHFKVFENSFLSVDHIICYSVKANSNLAILSLLRSLGSGADIVSGGELQRALKAGIPPQKIVFSGVGKTEKEMEMALSAGILMFNVESLEELEVLGEVAKKLGKPAPFALRVNPDVDPQTHPYISTGLKKNKFGIPEEMVVEAYKKAKDHPFLNPIGLDAHIGSQITSIAPFKDALYRLKKIWEEITSLGIELKYLDLGGGLGIIYNNEEPPLPEEYAEAIIKEAKDLKATLILEPGRVIVGNAGILVTKVLYNKENIEKKFVIVDAGMNDLIRPAFYQAYHKIVPLEEKKDVEEVVVDIVGPICESSDFFAKDRKMPKLRRGDLLAIMSAGAYGFVMSSNYNSRLRVPEVLVDGDRFFITRRRETIEDLLAPESVPAIYL from the coding sequence ATGCATTATTTTGGGTATAAAAATGGGGAGCTATTTTGTGAAGAGGTGCCTATCAAAAAAATTGTAGAAGAAGTAGGAACCCCGGTTTATATTTATTCTGCTCAAACGATAAAAAGACATTTTAAGGTTTTTGAAAATTCTTTTCTTTCGGTAGATCATATTATCTGTTATTCAGTGAAAGCCAATTCTAACTTAGCTATCCTTTCTCTATTAAGAAGCTTAGGCTCAGGGGCTGATATAGTTTCTGGCGGAGAACTTCAAAGGGCCTTAAAGGCAGGAATTCCTCCTCAGAAGATAGTTTTTTCAGGGGTAGGAAAGACCGAAAAAGAAATGGAGATGGCTCTTTCTGCAGGCATACTTATGTTTAATGTAGAAAGTTTAGAGGAGCTTGAGGTCTTAGGAGAGGTTGCTAAAAAACTTGGCAAACCAGCTCCTTTTGCCTTAAGGGTAAACCCTGATGTGGACCCACAAACCCACCCTTATATCTCAACAGGGCTTAAAAAAAATAAATTTGGTATACCTGAAGAAATGGTAGTAGAAGCTTACAAAAAGGCTAAAGACCATCCCTTTTTAAATCCGATAGGGCTTGATGCCCACATAGGGTCTCAGATAACTTCTATCGCTCCTTTTAAAGATGCTCTGTATCGTCTTAAAAAAATTTGGGAAGAAATTACCTCCTTAGGAATAGAGCTTAAATACTTAGATTTAGGAGGAGGTCTTGGCATTATCTATAACAACGAAGAACCTCCCTTACCAGAAGAATACGCTGAAGCTATCATAAAAGAAGCCAAAGACCTTAAAGCAACCCTTATTTTAGAACCTGGAAGGGTAATCGTTGGTAATGCAGGAATATTGGTTACCAAAGTCCTTTACAACAAAGAAAACATAGAGAAAAAGTTTGTTATCGTAGATGCCGGAATGAACGACCTAATAAGACCTGCTTTTTATCAAGCCTATCATAAAATAGTGCCGTTAGAAGAAAAAAAAGATGTAGAAGAGGTGGTAGTAGACATCGTAGGTCCAATATGTGAAAGCAGCGACTTTTTTGCTAAAGATAGAAAGATGCCAAAACTTAGAAGAGGAGATTTGCTTGCTATCATGAGTGCTGGAGCTTATGGATTTGTGATGAGTTCTAACTATAACTCTCGTCTTAGAGTACCTGAAGTTTTGGTAGATGGGGATAGATTCTTTATCACAAGAAGAAGAGAAACCATAGAAGACTTGTTAGCCCCTGAGAGTGTTCCTGCGATCTATCTTTAA
- the bamA gene encoding outer membrane protein assembly factor BamA: MKKTLLLFILLFGWWITPLLCAQTNFLIYSTKSLGEPNSSQVLEAYLKDLKEALQEEGFLLEKKSLYEKEAKAFLKTGIYEGIAEIKCFLIGNNVSLEWKLLLPGEKRQYFNVVGEVGNLEHLISQTIIYLKSIFEKKELIEEIRLIGNMRIKEDLLYPNIATKPGDILDYKKLNTDLRNLYKMGYFENIEIKLEKGIKGVIVIFEFKENPSLKEMVFKGNKQIKTEDLLKIIDFKEGQVLTSKDLDKVIETVKAYYEQLGYSGTEVNLNLEKVSQAQVKLIVEVKEGKKKYIKKIDFVGNKAIAEKELKGFLSVSEKSVFSPIKKATQYLRTLTTPEPLAEPGVYNLAFLYRDLGKIESFYKNRGFIDVKVGEPIIKEEEDGVVIKIPIEEGEQYKVGKVEIKQDLFPEDKIYQKLKTLPGKVFSLENLKQDESILTHLFADYGYAYTKVTTDFDKDPKAKVINISFKVDKGPVVYVNRIEIEGNTKTRDKVIRRQVAIAEGWPYSEKRIEESEVRIRRLGFFEDIKIEKEKAAKEEEVNLKVKVKEMLTGSFGIGGGYSSYDKFMLMLDVTERNFLGKGQRLNVSARLGTKSSRYSINFYDPYFRDTRYSLGWSLYNYEIEYDDFTKDSKGASLKIGYNLTSKLSAYVGYRLDYTQLEDLSSNVAKIILESKDIKFTSAFQFGVSYDSRNRYFMPTKGWYHGLDFEVAEKWLGGDSNYIKIEGEHQVYVPFYKFTFHAALGYGYLTEGGARKIPVYERFFLGGINSVRGYKYGDISPRDPDTDDKIGGTRKLYTQLEFIFPLIKHINLNGVVFYDMGNVWDKNTEFQFSDLRKSVGVGLRWLSPFGPLRLEWGYNIDKKPREDSSNFNFSIGGNF; this comes from the coding sequence TTGAAAAAGACGCTTTTGCTTTTTATTTTATTATTTGGATGGTGGATAACCCCACTGCTTTGTGCTCAAACTAACTTCCTTATTTATTCAACCAAATCCTTAGGAGAACCTAATAGCAGTCAGGTTTTGGAAGCTTACCTTAAAGACCTAAAAGAGGCTTTACAAGAAGAAGGGTTTCTTTTAGAAAAAAAGTCCCTTTACGAAAAAGAAGCTAAAGCCTTTTTAAAAACAGGTATTTATGAAGGAATAGCTGAGATTAAATGCTTTTTAATAGGAAATAATGTAAGTTTGGAATGGAAGCTTCTTTTGCCAGGTGAGAAAAGACAATATTTTAACGTAGTAGGTGAGGTTGGGAACTTAGAGCACCTTATCTCCCAAACGATTATCTATCTAAAGAGCATTTTTGAGAAAAAAGAATTGATAGAAGAAATAAGATTAATCGGGAATATGAGAATTAAGGAAGACCTGCTTTATCCTAACATTGCTACCAAACCCGGAGATATCTTAGATTATAAAAAATTAAACACAGACCTTAGAAATCTATATAAAATGGGCTATTTTGAAAACATAGAAATTAAGTTAGAAAAAGGGATAAAGGGTGTAATAGTGATTTTTGAGTTTAAAGAAAATCCCTCTCTCAAAGAGATGGTGTTTAAAGGAAATAAACAGATAAAAACAGAAGACCTTTTAAAGATTATTGACTTTAAAGAAGGCCAGGTGCTTACCTCCAAAGATTTAGATAAAGTTATCGAAACCGTTAAGGCTTATTATGAGCAGTTAGGCTACAGCGGAACAGAAGTAAACCTAAATTTAGAAAAGGTTTCTCAAGCCCAAGTAAAACTGATAGTTGAGGTAAAAGAGGGCAAGAAAAAGTATATTAAAAAGATAGATTTTGTTGGAAACAAAGCTATTGCGGAAAAGGAGTTAAAAGGCTTCCTTTCTGTATCCGAAAAATCGGTGTTTTCTCCTATCAAAAAGGCAACTCAGTATTTAAGAACCTTAACTACCCCTGAACCCTTAGCTGAACCAGGGGTCTATAATTTAGCTTTTCTTTATCGAGATTTAGGAAAAATAGAAAGTTTTTATAAAAATCGTGGTTTTATTGACGTAAAGGTGGGAGAGCCTATTATTAAAGAAGAGGAAGACGGGGTAGTGATCAAAATTCCTATAGAGGAAGGAGAACAGTATAAGGTAGGAAAGGTTGAGATAAAACAGGACCTTTTCCCAGAGGATAAAATTTATCAGAAGTTAAAAACCTTGCCTGGCAAGGTTTTTAGTTTAGAAAACCTAAAACAAGATGAAAGCATTCTTACCCATCTTTTTGCAGATTATGGATATGCCTATACTAAGGTAACCACTGATTTTGACAAAGACCCTAAGGCTAAGGTTATTAACATAAGTTTTAAAGTAGATAAAGGTCCAGTGGTTTATGTTAATAGGATCGAGATAGAAGGAAACACTAAAACCAGGGACAAGGTTATTAGAAGACAAGTTGCGATAGCCGAAGGTTGGCCTTACAGCGAAAAGAGGATAGAAGAAAGCGAGGTAAGGATAAGAAGGTTAGGGTTTTTTGAGGACATAAAAATAGAAAAAGAAAAGGCTGCTAAGGAAGAGGAAGTCAATCTTAAAGTAAAAGTAAAAGAGATGCTTACCGGGTCTTTTGGTATTGGTGGTGGTTATAGTTCCTATGATAAGTTTATGCTGATGTTAGATGTAACCGAAAGAAACTTCTTAGGTAAAGGCCAAAGGTTAAACGTATCTGCAAGACTTGGTACTAAATCCAGCCGTTATTCTATCAATTTTTACGACCCTTACTTTAGAGATACCAGATATTCTCTTGGATGGTCTCTTTATAACTATGAGATAGAGTACGACGATTTTACTAAAGATAGTAAAGGGGCATCTCTAAAAATAGGTTATAATCTTACTTCTAAGCTTTCAGCTTACGTCGGATATAGATTAGATTATACCCAATTAGAAGACCTTTCAAGTAATGTAGCTAAAATCATCTTAGAGTCTAAGGATATTAAATTTACCAGTGCTTTTCAGTTTGGTGTGAGCTATGACTCAAGAAACAGGTATTTTATGCCTACTAAAGGGTGGTATCATGGTTTAGACTTTGAGGTAGCAGAAAAATGGTTAGGCGGGGATAGCAACTACATTAAGATAGAAGGAGAACATCAGGTTTATGTTCCTTTTTATAAGTTTACCTTTCATGCAGCCCTTGGTTATGGTTATTTAACCGAAGGAGGAGCAAGGAAAATTCCGGTTTATGAGAGATTTTTCTTAGGTGGAATAAACTCTGTAAGAGGATATAAGTATGGTGACATTTCTCCTCGGGACCCTGATACAGACGACAAAATAGGAGGTACTAGAAAGCTTTATACTCAGTTAGAGTTTATTTTTCCTCTGATCAAACATATAAACCTAAACGGAGTGGTTTTTTATGACATGGGAAACGTGTGGGATAAAAATACGGAATTTCAGTTTTCAGACCTTAGAAAAAGCGTAGGAGTAGGGTTGCGATGGCTTTCTCCCTTTGGACCTTTAAGGTTAGAATGGGGTTATAACATAGATAAAAAGCCTCGCGAAGATTCAAGTAATTTTAACTTTAGCATCGGCGGAAACTTTTAA
- the hemL gene encoding glutamate-1-semialdehyde 2,1-aminomutase, protein MERIRSKLFYQRALEVIPGGVNSPVRACKAVKSDPVFFERGEGAYLIDVDGNRYIDYVGSWGPLILGHSHPEVIAGVYFASKRGTSFGAPTWQEVELAELIKNVVPSIEKIRLVNSGTEATMSAIRLARAYTNRKKIIKFEGCYHGHVDALLVKAGSGLATFGIPASPGVPEELASHTLNLPFNHFDKVEEAFEKFGEEIAAVIVEPVPANMGVIPPKEGFLKFLRDITKQYGALLIFDEVITGFRLALGGAQEVYKITPDLTCLGKIIGGGLPVGAYGGRAEIMSMVAPEGPVYQAGTLSGNPIAVAAGLATLKELLKPGTYERLNLMAERLEKGIKESLEDLELNYRLHRVGSMLTLFFTEKEVVDFNTALNCDTELFAVFWQKMLEKGVYLPPSQFEAWFVSLAHGEKEIEHTVEAVYKVLKKLKKD, encoded by the coding sequence ATGGAAAGGATTAGGTCTAAGCTCTTTTATCAAAGAGCTTTAGAGGTTATCCCTGGAGGGGTAAACAGTCCTGTTAGGGCTTGTAAGGCTGTAAAGTCAGACCCGGTTTTTTTTGAAAGAGGAGAAGGGGCTTATCTGATAGATGTTGATGGCAATAGATATATAGACTATGTAGGGTCTTGGGGACCTCTTATCTTAGGACATTCCCATCCAGAGGTAATCGCAGGGGTTTATTTTGCTTCTAAAAGAGGAACAAGCTTTGGGGCTCCAACTTGGCAGGAAGTAGAGCTTGCTGAGTTGATAAAAAACGTCGTGCCTTCTATTGAAAAAATCCGTTTGGTTAATTCAGGCACTGAGGCTACGATGAGTGCCATAAGGCTTGCCAGAGCCTATACTAATAGGAAAAAAATCATTAAGTTTGAAGGCTGTTATCATGGCCACGTAGACGCCCTGTTAGTAAAGGCTGGTTCTGGGCTTGCTACCTTTGGTATCCCCGCAAGTCCAGGAGTCCCTGAAGAGCTTGCTTCTCATACCCTAAACCTACCATTCAATCACTTTGATAAGGTAGAAGAGGCTTTTGAAAAGTTTGGAGAAGAAATAGCCGCTGTGATCGTTGAGCCTGTACCTGCTAACATGGGAGTTATCCCTCCTAAAGAAGGTTTTCTTAAGTTTTTAAGAGATATAACTAAACAATATGGAGCTTTACTTATTTTTGATGAGGTTATAACTGGTTTTAGGTTAGCCCTTGGAGGGGCTCAAGAGGTTTACAAGATTACCCCTGACCTTACCTGTTTAGGAAAAATTATAGGAGGCGGCCTTCCTGTAGGTGCCTATGGAGGAAGGGCTGAAATCATGAGTATGGTGGCTCCTGAAGGACCGGTTTATCAAGCCGGAACCCTTTCTGGTAATCCTATAGCTGTGGCTGCAGGCCTTGCGACCCTAAAAGAACTTTTAAAACCTGGGACTTATGAAAGACTTAATCTTATGGCAGAACGCTTAGAAAAAGGTATAAAAGAGTCTTTAGAAGACCTTGAACTTAATTATCGTTTACACAGGGTTGGGTCTATGCTTACCCTCTTTTTTACCGAAAAAGAGGTCGTCGATTTTAATACAGCCCTTAATTGTGATACCGAGCTTTTTGCGGTCTTTTGGCAAAAGATGTTAGAAAAAGGCGTTTATCTTCCTCCTTCTCAGTTTGAAGCCTGGTTTGTTTCTTTAGCCCATGGAGAAAAAGAGATAGAACATACCGTAGAGGCAGTATACAAGGTGCTTAAAAAATTAAAAAAGGATTAA
- the queA gene encoding tRNA preQ1(34) S-adenosylmethionine ribosyltransferase-isomerase QueA, producing the protein MGFIPEEFRLDYYDYPLPEELIAYFPSEDRKSSRLLVIDRKNQKFFFHQTFAEIEKYFKKGDLLILNNTKVFPARLKGIKPTGGEAEVLLFEKPQGLSFQTLALIKGKRIRKGTQITAQEIIIKVIEPLEGGRFLVELKADKPLETLIYKYGKAPLPPYIKRDPTDLDLLRYQTVYAQKEGAIAAPTAGFHFDTILLNQLKEKGVKINFITLHVGYGTFAPIKVQDIRKHQVAPEYIEVEEEVVEEIKKSLKEKRRIFAVGTTTVRTLEFIAQKGLISYKGLCDLYICPGFTFQVVSAMITNFHLPKSSLLLLVCAFAGRDLIFKAYQEAISRKYRFYSYGDATLIL; encoded by the coding sequence ATGGGGTTTATTCCTGAGGAGTTTAGGTTAGATTATTACGATTATCCTCTTCCTGAGGAGTTAATAGCCTATTTTCCTTCAGAAGACCGAAAAAGTTCTCGTCTATTAGTTATAGACAGGAAGAACCAAAAGTTTTTTTTCCATCAAACTTTCGCTGAGATAGAAAAATATTTTAAAAAGGGAGACCTTTTAATACTTAATAACACAAAGGTATTCCCTGCCAGGCTTAAAGGTATAAAACCTACAGGGGGGGAGGCTGAGGTTCTTCTTTTTGAAAAACCTCAAGGGCTCTCTTTTCAAACTTTAGCCCTCATCAAAGGGAAACGAATAAGAAAAGGAACGCAAATCACGGCTCAAGAAATTATCATAAAAGTAATAGAACCTTTAGAAGGTGGAAGGTTTTTGGTTGAGCTCAAAGCAGACAAGCCTTTAGAAACCCTAATCTATAAATATGGAAAAGCTCCTTTACCTCCCTACATTAAAAGAGACCCTACAGATTTAGACTTATTAAGATACCAAACTGTTTATGCCCAAAAAGAGGGGGCTATTGCAGCACCTACCGCAGGGTTTCACTTTGATACCATCCTTCTAAACCAGCTTAAAGAAAAAGGGGTAAAAATAAACTTTATCACCCTGCATGTAGGCTATGGCACCTTTGCCCCAATAAAAGTCCAAGACATAAGAAAGCACCAAGTAGCACCTGAATATATAGAAGTAGAAGAAGAGGTAGTAGAAGAGATAAAAAAATCCTTAAAAGAAAAAAGAAGAATTTTTGCCGTAGGCACAACTACGGTTAGAACCTTAGAGTTTATCGCTCAAAAAGGATTAATTTCCTATAAAGGGTTATGCGACCTTTACATCTGTCCAGGGTTTACCTTTCAAGTAGTTTCTGCCATGATTACTAATTTCCATCTTCCTAAATCTTCTTTACTTCTCTTGGTTTGTGCTTTTGCAGGAAGAGACCTCATCTTTAAAGCCTATCAGGAAGCCATCTCACGTAAATACCGTTTCTATTCTTATGGGGATGCAACCCTTATTCTTTAA
- a CDS encoding class II aldolase/adducin family protein has protein sequence MRQNSREALIFYARILAEKGLVVGSEGNFSVKAKYGFWITPSGRIKQNLTPKDLVFVGWDQSFINGCPSSEWGMHYLIYQKNFKANAVIHTHSLYTLIMSAKGFDFYGFSLKEAELLLKKMAKVPFLSPGSKELWERVGEASLTSKVLLLEGHGVVAWGETIEEAVSLCEVLEKLSKFEFFKNLG, from the coding sequence TTGAGGCAGAATAGTCGTGAAGCCCTGATTTTTTATGCCAGAATTTTAGCAGAAAAAGGGTTGGTAGTAGGGTCTGAAGGTAATTTTTCCGTGAAAGCTAAATATGGGTTTTGGATAACCCCCTCTGGAAGGATAAAACAAAACTTAACCCCAAAAGATTTGGTTTTTGTAGGTTGGGACCAAAGTTTTATCAATGGATGCCCATCTTCTGAATGGGGGATGCATTATTTGATCTATCAAAAAAATTTTAAAGCCAACGCGGTTATACATACCCATTCTCTATACACCTTGATTATGAGTGCAAAAGGATTTGATTTTTATGGTTTTAGTCTGAAAGAGGCGGAACTTTTGTTAAAAAAAATGGCTAAAGTCCCCTTTCTATCTCCTGGTTCTAAAGAACTTTGGGAAAGGGTAGGGGAGGCCTCATTGACAAGTAAAGTCCTTCTTTTAGAAGGACACGGAGTGGTTGCTTGGGGAGAAACGATAGAGGAAGCGGTTAGTTTGTGTGAAGTTTTAGAAAAGTTATCTAAGTTTGAATTTTTTAAAAATTTAGGTTAA